A genomic segment from uncultured Marinifilum sp. encodes:
- the tilS gene encoding tRNA lysidine(34) synthetase TilS: protein MFRKLIRFVEEEKLFYRDDKILVAVSGGIDSVVLLHLLKKMEINCAVAHCNFHLRGDESDGDFDFVQNLTKNYGIPFFSIDFYTKEYAAKNKLSIEMAARELRYNWFDKICKSNSYKYIAVGHHADDVAETVLINLVRGTGIHGLSGIKSKLGKIVRPLLPFTRKELEQYAIENNLSYREDSTNKETDFVRNKIRHQVMPVLEKINPAIRNTMSENVSRFREVEEMYNHLIDKNSQHLLIKKENKLLISISELKEVKGPVSHLHEILSPYGFHHRDVKNIVDSIYATSGKMFYSSTYQLLRDREYLILTKKQQNNKKEYSISESEKQLILPVKLNFTFINRTSSFKFSKDSNIACFDADKLKFPLTLRKWQKGDTFCPIGMTGNKKISDFFIDKKFTIQEKENTWLLCSDNKIIWIVGHRMDNRVKITDESTKIYRIEMQRTETIK, encoded by the coding sequence ATGTTTCGAAAATTAATCCGTTTTGTCGAAGAAGAAAAATTATTTTATCGTGATGATAAAATATTAGTGGCGGTAAGCGGCGGAATCGATTCTGTTGTTTTATTACATCTGTTAAAGAAAATGGAGATTAATTGTGCTGTTGCTCATTGTAATTTTCATTTGCGAGGCGATGAATCGGATGGTGATTTTGATTTTGTGCAAAATCTTACAAAAAATTATGGAATACCGTTTTTTTCGATTGATTTTTACACAAAAGAATATGCTGCCAAAAATAAATTGTCAATTGAGATGGCCGCCAGAGAATTGCGCTACAATTGGTTCGATAAAATTTGTAAAAGCAATTCCTATAAATACATAGCAGTAGGACATCATGCCGATGATGTGGCCGAAACTGTGTTAATTAATTTGGTTCGAGGAACAGGTATTCATGGTTTATCGGGAATAAAATCTAAACTGGGAAAAATTGTTCGTCCTCTCTTGCCTTTTACCAGAAAAGAATTGGAACAGTATGCCATTGAAAATAATTTATCTTATCGCGAAGATTCAACGAATAAGGAAACCGATTTTGTGCGAAATAAAATTCGTCATCAGGTAATGCCAGTTCTGGAAAAAATAAACCCAGCAATTCGCAATACAATGAGCGAGAATGTTTCTCGATTTCGCGAAGTAGAAGAAATGTATAATCATTTAATAGACAAGAATAGTCAGCATTTGTTGATTAAAAAAGAAAATAAATTATTGATTTCTATTAGTGAATTAAAAGAAGTTAAAGGGCCTGTTTCGCATTTACATGAGATTTTGTCTCCTTATGGTTTTCATCATCGCGATGTAAAAAATATTGTAGATTCCATTTATGCAACATCGGGTAAAATGTTCTACTCATCAACATATCAATTACTTAGGGATAGGGAGTATTTAATTTTAACTAAGAAACAACAAAATAACAAGAAAGAGTATTCTATTTCAGAATCTGAAAAACAATTAATTTTACCTGTAAAATTAAATTTTACTTTTATTAATAGAACTTCCTCTTTCAAATTTTCTAAAGATTCTAATATAGCCTGTTTCGATGCCGATAAATTAAAGTTTCCCTTAACTTTAAGAAAGTGGCAAAAAGGGGATACGTTTTGTCCAATTGGGATGACGGGAAATAAGAAAATTTCAGATTTTTTTATCGATAAAAAATTTACTATTCAGGAAAAAGAAAATACCTGGCTTTTATGTTCTGATAACAAAATTATTTGGATTGTTGGTCATCGTATGGATAATCGGGTTAAGATTACAGATGAAAGCACAAAAATTTATCGTATAGAGATGCAGCGCACCGAAACTATAAAATAA